In one window of Methanosarcina vacuolata Z-761 DNA:
- a CDS encoding argininosuccinate synthase: MAKKVALAYSGGLDTSVCIPILKEKYGYDEVVTISVDVGQPEEEIKRADAKAEKISNKHYTIDAKEEFVNDYVFPLIKANGSYEGYVMGTSIARPLIAKKVVEAARKEGAVALAHGCTGKGNDQLRFEAVFRQTDMDVIAPMREMNLTREWEIDYAKEHGIPVEVTKSKPWSVDENIWSRSIEGGRLEDPSFVPPEEIFEWTTSPEKAPDQPRIVDIGFEAGVPVSLDGEKMSGYALVKKMNEIAGENGVGRTDMIEDRVLGLKARENYEHPAATVLLAAHADLEKLVLTRSELKFKKIVDDQWSELAYYGLVDEPLYADLNAFIDKSQERVTGTVKVRLYKGALTILARSSPNALYSEDLVSFDSQTIDQKDAEGFAKYHGFQARMYRKVMDKQ; encoded by the coding sequence ATGGCAAAGAAAGTTGCACTTGCATATTCAGGAGGGCTTGACACCTCGGTGTGCATCCCCATCCTCAAGGAAAAGTACGGTTACGACGAAGTAGTTACAATTTCAGTCGATGTCGGGCAGCCTGAAGAGGAAATCAAGCGGGCAGATGCAAAAGCAGAGAAGATCAGCAACAAGCATTATACGATTGATGCAAAGGAAGAGTTCGTTAACGATTACGTCTTCCCCCTGATCAAAGCCAACGGAAGCTACGAAGGCTATGTAATGGGAACCTCAATTGCCCGCCCGTTGATCGCGAAAAAAGTGGTCGAGGCTGCCAGGAAAGAAGGAGCAGTAGCCCTTGCCCACGGCTGCACAGGAAAAGGCAATGACCAGCTCCGTTTTGAAGCTGTTTTCCGCCAGACTGACATGGACGTTATCGCTCCTATGCGGGAAATGAACCTGACCCGCGAGTGGGAAATCGACTACGCAAAAGAGCACGGAATCCCGGTGGAAGTCACAAAGTCCAAGCCCTGGAGCGTTGACGAAAACATCTGGAGCCGCAGCATTGAAGGCGGCAGGCTTGAAGACCCATCTTTTGTCCCGCCGGAAGAGATATTCGAGTGGACAACCTCGCCTGAAAAAGCCCCTGACCAGCCCAGGATTGTTGACATCGGTTTTGAAGCTGGAGTTCCGGTCTCCCTTGACGGCGAAAAAATGAGCGGCTACGCCCTTGTGAAGAAAATGAATGAAATCGCAGGCGAAAACGGCGTTGGTCGAACCGATATGATTGAAGACCGCGTGCTCGGCTTAAAAGCCCGCGAGAACTACGAGCACCCGGCTGCAACTGTTCTTCTGGCGGCCCACGCCGACCTTGAGAAACTCGTCCTGACCCGCAGCGAACTCAAGTTCAAGAAGATCGTGGATGACCAGTGGTCCGAACTTGCCTATTACGGGCTTGTGGACGAGCCGCTTTATGCCGACCTGAACGCTTTTATCGACAAGTCCCAGGAAAGGGTTACAGGTACAGTGAAAGTCAGGCTCTATAAAGGCGCCCTTACGATCCTTGCCCGCAGTTCGCCGAATGCCCTTTATTCCGAGGACCTGGTTTCGTTTGACAGCCAGACCATTGACCAGAAGGATGCAGAAGGGTTTGCGAAGTATCACGGGTTCCAGGCCAGGATGTACAGGAAAGTGATGGATAAGCAGTGA
- a CDS encoding HEAT repeat domain-containing protein, translating into MDQEEIDKKCNSKNPEERKKGLHQLINDVEYLSDKKKVWEQLVKLISDKYIYTSYKDVNLLWKTADILGIVFLHVPDKKQASEDLYRLTSDKDSDIRWAAAKVIGTVFQHAPDKKQAWKELAILSADKDRHVRSEAVKTIGTIFQYAPDRKQAWEELVRLTSDIDSDLRWEVIDALGTVFQYVPEKNQGWKEIIRLISDKDPYISWRVVDVLEIIFQYVPDKKQASEDLYRLTSDEDSDIRWVAAKAIGTVFQYVPDKNQAWEELARLALDQKINVRWKAAEAVGVVFQYVPNKTQAWEDLVRLTSDKDRDVRNRVAEGLKKNFQYVPNKQKAWEDLVKLISDQSSDVRSELAKAIGMAFQYVPDKKQALQDLHKLTSDKDTSVRIKAYHSLGRISIYNASQSKDEEVYLDELKKAVEFFEKAAKEPNWDNPSKFCFPFYSSFYTIIFAKNRDAKGEVEKYLIEAKNEIRGSKNKKLLLEIIESLMSALNEVQNLENMSLEKKKEELDFYRKYCERAEELMKNTEKAVPSATKVMRIGSRILDRKLKFLLKEIQEKAKIACRESQGTDTEEIACAVKRKVQGWKAGTEEEMALDAEDLLTFMKSNVPRFPENEHIFEKIKEIENQKDLNLLLRSIPDLLKELPKIMIDPERVKPTIGIITALPKEYVAVNILMENKNDKYKIQGSGAGRRYCLGEILSEEGDKHNLVLATVGMGNNIAATRASILLEHFPNVKSIIMVGIAGGVPYPDKADDHVRLGDIVVSSENGVVQYDFIKQEIEDITHRNPPRPPSASLLDAVRYLEAEEILGNRPWEKYIDQSLSIIKIIRPSEDKDILYCSDSQKDIINHPKDPKRIKGQPRVFIGSIASANILQKDPKARDKLRDKFGVKAIEMEASGIADATWNHEVGYLVVRGICDYCDSHKNDEWQQYAAVVAAAYTRALIESIP; encoded by the coding sequence ATGGATCAGGAAGAAATCGATAAAAAATGTAATAGTAAAAACCCAGAAGAACGCAAAAAGGGGTTACATCAACTAATTAATGATGTCGAATATCTTTCTGACAAAAAAAAAGTATGGGAACAATTAGTCAAACTGATTTCAGATAAATACATTTATACTTCATACAAAGACGTCAATTTGCTTTGGAAGACTGCAGATATACTTGGAATTGTTTTTTTACATGTACCTGACAAAAAGCAGGCTTCTGAAGACTTATACAGGCTGACTTCAGATAAAGATAGTGATATCAGATGGGCAGCGGCGAAGGTAATTGGAACTGTTTTTCAGCATGCACCAGACAAAAAGCAGGCATGGAAAGAATTAGCCATATTGTCCGCAGATAAAGACAGACATGTGCGATCGGAAGCAGTAAAGACAATTGGAACTATTTTTCAATATGCACCGGATAGAAAGCAGGCATGGGAAGAGTTAGTTAGATTAACATCAGATATAGATAGTGATTTGCGCTGGGAAGTTATAGATGCATTGGGAACTGTTTTTCAATATGTACCGGAGAAAAATCAGGGATGGAAAGAAATAATCAGATTGATTTCAGATAAAGATCCCTATATAAGTTGGAGGGTAGTAGATGTACTTGAAATTATTTTTCAATATGTACCTGACAAAAAACAGGCTTCTGAAGATTTATACAGGCTGACTTCAGATGAAGATAGTGATATCAGATGGGTAGCAGCAAAGGCGATTGGAACTGTTTTTCAATATGTGCCTGACAAAAATCAGGCATGGGAAGAATTAGCTAGATTGGCCTTGGATCAAAAAATCAATGTACGTTGGAAGGCAGCAGAGGCAGTAGGAGTTGTTTTCCAATATGTTCCGAATAAAACTCAGGCATGGGAAGATTTAGTTAGATTGACCTCAGATAAAGACCGTGATGTACGTAATAGAGTAGCAGAGGGGCTTAAAAAGAATTTTCAATATGTTCCCAATAAACAAAAGGCATGGGAAGACTTAGTCAAATTAATTTCAGATCAAAGTAGTGATGTGAGATCTGAGTTAGCAAAAGCAATTGGAATGGCCTTCCAATATGTTCCAGATAAAAAACAAGCATTACAAGATTTACACAAACTGACTTCAGATAAAGATACGTCTGTTCGAATTAAAGCATATCACTCTTTAGGCAGAATTTCTATTTACAATGCATCTCAGTCTAAGGATGAAGAAGTCTACCTTGATGAACTGAAAAAAGCAGTTGAATTTTTTGAAAAAGCAGCTAAAGAACCCAATTGGGATAACCCTTCTAAGTTTTGCTTTCCTTTTTACAGTTCATTTTATACAATAATTTTTGCTAAAAATAGAGATGCTAAAGGAGAGGTTGAAAAATACCTTATAGAAGCAAAAAACGAGATAAGAGGGTCAAAGAACAAAAAATTACTCTTAGAAATAATAGAAAGTCTCATGAGCGCATTGAATGAGGTCCAAAATTTAGAAAACATGAGTCTAGAAAAAAAGAAAGAAGAACTTGACTTTTACAGGAAATACTGTGAGCGAGCGGAGGAACTAATGAAGAATACTGAAAAAGCAGTACCATCCGCTACAAAAGTGATGAGAATTGGCTCGCGGATACTTGACCGAAAACTAAAATTTCTCCTCAAAGAAATCCAAGAAAAAGCAAAAATCGCGTGCCGGGAATCTCAAGGTACTGATACGGAAGAAATTGCATGCGCTGTCAAAAGAAAAGTACAAGGATGGAAAGCTGGTACTGAAGAAGAAATGGCACTTGACGCAGAGGACTTACTTACCTTTATGAAATCAAATGTTCCAAGGTTCCCAGAAAATGAGCACATTTTTGAAAAGATAAAAGAAATTGAAAACCAAAAAGATCTAAATTTATTGCTTCGCAGTATTCCTGATCTTCTTAAGGAGTTACCTAAAATTATGATTGATCCTGAGAGAGTTAAACCTACAATTGGAATTATTACTGCTTTACCAAAGGAATATGTAGCAGTTAATATTTTGATGGAAAACAAAAATGACAAATATAAGATTCAAGGTTCTGGAGCAGGCCGAAGATACTGCTTAGGAGAAATACTTTCTGAAGAAGGAGATAAACATAACTTAGTTTTGGCAACCGTAGGCATGGGAAATAACATTGCTGCAACAAGGGCATCTATTCTTCTTGAACACTTTCCAAATGTAAAATCAATTATCATGGTCGGCATAGCCGGAGGTGTTCCATATCCAGATAAGGCTGATGATCACGTTCGTCTGGGAGATATAGTTGTATCAAGTGAAAATGGGGTTGTCCAATACGATTTTATAAAGCAGGAAATTGAAGATATTACGCATAGAAATCCTCCAAGACCTCCAAGTGCTAGTTTGCTGGATGCAGTGAGATATCTTGAAGCCGAAGAAATTCTTGGAAATCGCCCCTGGGAAAAATATATAGACCAATCTCTTTCTATAATCAAAATCATTCGCCCATCTGAAGATAAAGATATTCTGTATTGCTCTGACAGCCAAAAAGATATAATAAACCATCCCAAAGACCCCAAAAGGATAAAGGGGCAACCTCGCGTCTTTATCGGATCAATCGCTTCTGCAAATATACTTCAAAAAGATCCTAAAGCAAGAGACAAATTAAGAGACAAATTCGGTGTCAAAGCCATTGAAATGGAGGCTTCAGGTATTGCTGATGCGACATGGAATCATGAAGTTGGATATCTGGTAGTAAGAGGCATCTGCGATTATTGTGATTCTCACAAAAATGATGAATGGCAGCAGTATGCGGCTGTTGTTGCTGCGGCTTATACGAGGGCTTTGATTGAGTCGATACCATAA
- a CDS encoding sensor histidine kinase: protein MAKVVKKKEQINATVSPWIKKQCQELSKTPEFSSISDVVSLALSEFFGKYEYIKTKELKEHETRIPDLLEILMKTKEGKEWLKSVYEIETKKMNYSREKNCLLEQNIEGVIGLRVKENFVPIFIDGDLEGVTGYDKEDFLSGKIKWVEIITPEDRLLACENLKKAMYESDFSTEIEYRILRKDGETRWVLQIFQKLPADSRSQGCVQSLIRDITKRKAADFTLKKTYEARIKEIHHRIKNNLQVISSLLSLEADRSTDAKMLEAFRESQNRVTSMALIHEELYKGEEVNNLDFADYLQKLTNNLFHSYRLRNEEISLKLELEKIYLDMNTAIPLGIIVNELISNALKYAFPAQKGGKIDVSLHTIEKCEKIHKSVRNSGTEQNCINKEKFQFILIVSDNGNGFPEESDHQNTDSLGLQIVNILVEQIEGYIELKRNNGTEFSIYFNKLV from the coding sequence ATGGCCAAAGTCGTAAAGAAAAAAGAACAAATTAACGCCACAGTATCTCCATGGATCAAGAAACAGTGCCAGGAACTATCTAAAACTCCCGAATTTTCTAGCATTTCCGATGTAGTATCTCTAGCATTATCTGAATTTTTTGGAAAATACGAGTATATAAAGACTAAGGAATTAAAGGAACATGAGACTCGAATTCCTGATTTACTTGAAATCCTCATGAAAACTAAAGAAGGTAAAGAATGGCTTAAATCTGTTTATGAGATCGAAACTAAAAAAATGAATTATTCAAGAGAAAAAAATTGTCTTTTAGAACAAAATATTGAAGGTGTTATAGGACTCAGAGTAAAAGAAAACTTTGTACCAATATTCATAGATGGAGATCTAGAAGGCGTCACAGGTTACGATAAAGAAGACTTTCTTTCCGGTAAAATTAAGTGGGTAGAAATAATCACACCCGAAGATCGTTTATTAGCTTGTGAAAACTTAAAAAAAGCCATGTATGAGTCCGATTTCTCTACCGAAATAGAGTACAGAATACTAAGAAAGGACGGGGAAACAAGATGGGTTCTGCAAATTTTCCAGAAACTTCCAGCAGACTCCAGATCACAGGGATGTGTACAAAGTTTAATTCGCGATATTACAAAAAGAAAAGCTGCAGATTTTACCCTTAAAAAAACGTATGAAGCTCGTATAAAAGAAATCCACCACAGGATCAAAAATAACTTGCAAGTAATTTCGTCTCTTCTCAGCCTAGAAGCTGACAGATCTACCGATGCAAAAATGCTTGAAGCATTTCGGGAAAGCCAGAATCGGGTTACCTCCATGGCTCTGATTCATGAAGAACTCTACAAAGGAGAAGAAGTAAATAATCTTGACTTTGCAGATTATCTCCAAAAACTCACGAATAATCTTTTTCATTCATACAGATTAAGAAATGAGGAAATCAGCCTGAAGCTTGAACTTGAAAAGATATATCTGGACATGAATACCGCAATCCCACTCGGAATTATTGTCAATGAACTGATCTCAAATGCTCTGAAGTATGCTTTTCCAGCCCAAAAAGGCGGAAAAATCGATGTAAGTCTTCATACAATAGAAAAATGTGAAAAAATACATAAAAGTGTCAGAAACTCAGGAACAGAACAAAACTGTATAAATAAAGAAAAATTTCAGTTTATTTTGATAGTATCCGATAATGGTAATGGATTTCCGGAGGAGAGCGATCATCAGAATACGGATTCTCTCGGGCTCCAGATTGTGAACATTCTTGTTGAACAAATAGAAGGTTACATTGAACTTAAAAGGAATAATGGAACTGAATTCAGCATTTACTTTAACAAATTGGTATAG
- a CDS encoding ribbon-helix-helix domain-containing protein, translated as MKERFTISMDNDLARWLDKLCDEKIFSSRSHGIEFCVKQIKKMNIEKVVLLHWGKTEVEPVFLSKKNAQILTQISEKLNLSPEDTLGILLYKELEDISKNTGLEKDVNASE; from the coding sequence ATGAAAGAGCGATTTACTATTTCAATGGACAATGATCTGGCACGATGGCTTGATAAATTATGTGACGAAAAAATATTCAGCAGCCGAAGTCACGGGATTGAATTTTGTGTTAAACAAATAAAAAAAATGAATATCGAGAAAGTTGTACTTTTACACTGGGGTAAAACAGAGGTAGAACCTGTTTTTTTATCGAAAAAAAACGCTCAAATACTTACCCAAATATCTGAAAAATTAAACCTCAGTCCCGAAGATACGCTGGGTATTCTTTTGTATAAAGAGTTAGAGGACATAAGTAAAAATACAGGATTAGAAAAAGATGTCAATGCCAGTGAATAA
- a CDS encoding type II toxin-antitoxin system HicA family toxin yields the protein MSKLVPVDWRTFVKRLQELGFEGPYSGGKHPFMRKGDLVLTIPNPHKGAIGIDLLTRILKQARISREEWLEEEDL from the coding sequence TTGTCTAAGCTAGTCCCTGTAGATTGGCGAACTTTTGTTAAAAGATTGCAAGAACTGGGATTTGAAGGTCCCTATTCTGGCGGAAAGCATCCTTTTATGAGAAAAGGAGATCTTGTTTTAACGATTCCCAACCCACATAAGGGTGCAATTGGGATTGATCTTCTGACAAGAATTCTTAAACAAGCTCGTATTTCAAGAGAAGAGTGGCTTGAAGAAGAAGACTTGTGA
- a CDS encoding type II toxin-antitoxin system HicB family antitoxin: MLIQYIHAALEKAKYEIIDDEEPYYGEVPELEGVWATGKTLEECRRNLEEVIDEWIVIKLRSGLPLPRIGDYVIKEPGDIAVV, from the coding sequence ATGCTCATCCAGTACATCCACGCAGCTCTTGAGAAAGCAAAATACGAAATAATCGATGATGAAGAACCTTATTATGGAGAAGTTCCCGAACTTGAGGGTGTATGGGCTACAGGCAAGACACTTGAAGAATGTCGCAGAAACCTAGAAGAAGTCATTGATGAATGGATAGTTATCAAATTGAGAAGCGGACTGCCTCTGCCCCGGATTGGAGACTATGTGATCAAAGAACCGGGAGATATTGCAGTTGTCTAA
- a CDS encoding toxin-antitoxin system TumE family protein, protein MTISKTVAALSSSEIVLELKVLKAIVEPPVQALKARAALKDGYILQISESMGPDFRRYSYQLQKEDATIKRWDNSPHWKDLKTFPYHVHHGNEAEPRESPEVFIEDILREVKKLLSSNP, encoded by the coding sequence ATGACAATAAGCAAAACTGTTGCTGCTCTTTCATCCAGTGAGATTGTACTTGAATTAAAAGTTCTCAAAGCAATAGTTGAACCCCCTGTCCAGGCTTTAAAAGCAAGAGCAGCTCTCAAAGATGGCTACATATTGCAAATTAGTGAGAGTATGGGCCCCGATTTCAGACGATATTCTTATCAATTGCAAAAAGAGGATGCAACGATTAAGCGTTGGGATAATTCTCCACACTGGAAAGATCTAAAAACATTCCCATATCATGTCCATCACGGAAATGAAGCAGAACCCAGAGAATCTCCCGAAGTATTTATAGAAGACATTCTCCGTGAAGTAAAGAAATTGCTGAGTTCAAATCCATAA
- a CDS encoding undecaprenyl diphosphate synthase family protein, whose product MVFLSKEIGGYFLDIPKFKRLPGHIAIIPDGNRRWALDRGLEKHEGYKHGIVPGLELYDICVKIGIGEVTFFGFTQDNTKRPQIQRKAFVDACIKSVKELSKHDAELLVVGNTNSDMFPKELLAYTKRTKFGRGKVRINFLVNYGWYWDLTYAVENSSNGKKMIENIASAEIPRIDLLIRWGGRHRLSGMLPVQTVYSDIYVVDEMWPDFKPEHLFNALEFYQDQDITLGG is encoded by the coding sequence ATAGTATTTTTAAGCAAAGAAATAGGGGGTTATTTTCTGGATATACCTAAATTTAAAAGACTACCAGGACACATAGCTATAATACCGGATGGAAACAGGAGATGGGCTTTAGACAGAGGCTTAGAAAAGCATGAAGGATATAAACATGGAATAGTTCCAGGCCTGGAGCTATATGATATATGCGTAAAAATAGGAATAGGCGAAGTTACTTTTTTTGGATTCACTCAAGATAACACAAAAAGGCCTCAAATTCAAAGAAAAGCGTTTGTAGATGCCTGTATAAAGTCAGTTAAAGAACTTTCCAAACATGATGCTGAACTTCTTGTAGTAGGGAATACCAATTCGGACATGTTTCCAAAAGAGTTACTCGCATATACAAAGAGGACTAAATTTGGGAGAGGTAAAGTAAGGATAAATTTTTTAGTAAATTATGGTTGGTACTGGGATTTAACATATGCAGTTGAGAACTCTTCAAATGGTAAAAAAATGATAGAAAATATTGCATCAGCAGAGATTCCAAGAATAGATTTACTTATCCGTTGGGGAGGAAGACATAGACTCAGTGGAATGCTTCCGGTTCAAACGGTATATTCGGATATATACGTGGTTGATGAAATGTGGCCAGATTTTAAGCCAGAACATTTATTCAATGCACTAGAGTTTTATCAAGATCAAGATATCACACTGGGTGGATAA
- a CDS encoding CxxC-x17-CxxC domain-containing protein: MAFNDRNFRGNSNFGAPREMHKATCSDCGVETEVPFKPDPERPVYCRECLPNHRTPRENRRY; the protein is encoded by the coding sequence ATGGCTTTTAATGACAGAAACTTCAGAGGAAATTCTAATTTCGGCGCTCCAAGAGAAATGCACAAAGCAACCTGTTCTGATTGCGGTGTTGAAACCGAAGTGCCTTTTAAACCTGACCCAGAAAGACCGGTTTACTGCAGAGAGTGTCTTCCTAACCACAGGACGCCCAGAGAAAACCGAAGATACTAA
- a CDS encoding type II toxin-antitoxin system HicB family antitoxin: MYRFLVVIEKANNNYSAYSPDLPGCVATGSTRKEAEKNIYEAIEMHVQGLLEDNLPVPESESFAEYVAIAEKSSTGSEVA, translated from the coding sequence ATGTATCGTTTTCTCGTAGTAATCGAAAAAGCAAACAATAACTATTCAGCGTATTCTCCTGACCTTCCAGGCTGTGTGGCTACCGGCTCCACCAGGAAAGAGGCAGAGAAGAATATTTATGAAGCAATTGAAATGCATGTGCAGGGATTGCTGGAGGACAATTTACCCGTTCCGGAATCAGAATCTTTTGCTGAATATGTGGCTATTGCTGAAAAGTCTTCTACAGGTTCTGAAGTTGCGTAA
- a CDS encoding type II toxin-antitoxin system HicA family toxin — MKVREVIKLLEVDGWYLVATKGSHRQYKHPTKPGRVIIAGHSGDDLAPGTLNSILKQAQLKMES; from the coding sequence ATGAAAGTGCGTGAGGTTATTAAGCTTCTTGAGGTTGATGGCTGGTACTTGGTTGCTACAAAAGGCAGTCACAGGCAGTATAAGCATCCTACCAAACCAGGCAGAGTAATAATTGCTGGTCATAGTGGAGATGACCTCGCGCCAGGTACATTGAACAGCATATTAAAGCAAGCGCAATTGAAAATGGAGAGCTAA
- a CDS encoding nucleotidyltransferase family protein produces MPENRKEADIYIRKLHEMLPELKEKYHVSYMGIFGSYVRGEQKSESDLDILVEFSKTPTIFKFVNLENYLSDALGIKVDLVMKDALKPNIGKHILSEVEAV; encoded by the coding sequence ATGCCGGAAAACCGAAAAGAAGCTGACATTTATATTCGGAAACTCCATGAGATGCTGCCTGAGCTTAAAGAAAAGTACCACGTCAGTTACATGGGAATTTTTGGGTCTTACGTAAGGGGAGAGCAAAAATCAGAAAGTGATCTGGACATACTCGTTGAGTTCAGCAAGACCCCTACTATTTTTAAATTTGTCAATCTTGAAAACTACCTTTCAGATGCTCTGGGTATTAAGGTAGACCTTGTTATGAAAGATGCGCTGAAGCCGAATATAGGCAAACATATCCTGAGTGAAGTTGAAGCTGTTTGA
- a CDS encoding HepT-like ribonuclease domain-containing protein: protein MEAAEEFINGWTFEEFAEDRKTQFAVVRALEIVGEATKNVPF from the coding sequence ATGGAAGCAGCAGAAGAATTTATCAACGGCTGGACATTTGAAGAATTTGCCGAAGATCGTAAAACGCAGTTTGCAGTAGTTAGGGCTCTAGAGATCGTTGGCGAAGCAACAAAGAATGTCCCATTTTGA
- a CDS encoding HepT-like ribonuclease domain-containing protein, whose product MSHFDIREKYPSVPWKDLAGIRDKLIHAYFGVNLKVVWLSVKEGIPEAKPDIKRILDKM is encoded by the coding sequence ATGTCCCATTTTGATATACGTGAAAAATATCCCTCCGTTCCCTGGAAAGATCTGGCAGGGATACGAGACAAATTGATTCATGCTTACTTCGGAGTGAACCTTAAAGTAGTCTGGTTATCCGTTAAAGAGGGTATTCCCGAAGCAAAGCCGGATATCAAACGTATATTGGATAAGATGTAA
- a CDS encoding Fic family protein, producing MTHTDTPLIQEELLARINEKMKQFNLMRPIPVDALARLHEEMRLVHTYHSNAIEGNTLTLQETKLVLEEGLTIGGKSLREHLEASNNAKAFDRMEELAKKKLAIDHVTIQEIHEIVTRGILEDAGKYRTRNVRIAGAVKTPPDWSKIVKLMDELIEMITESKEHPIETASFLHHRFVEIHPFIDGNGRVARLLTNLYLMARDYPPVILKKEDRGKYYKSLRAADSGNLEQFANFIARAVDENMTLYLSISGGNDELLPLRELAIETPYSQEYLSLRARQGLLDAVKIGKTWHSSKRAIEQYLSEHGKKDV from the coding sequence ATGACACATACCGATACACCCCTGATTCAAGAAGAACTTCTTGCACGAATAAATGAAAAAATGAAGCAGTTTAACCTCATGCGGCCCATTCCTGTAGACGCTTTAGCAAGGCTACATGAAGAAATGAGGCTGGTTCATACCTATCACTCCAATGCAATAGAAGGAAATACACTAACACTTCAGGAGACAAAACTTGTTCTGGAAGAAGGGCTAACGATTGGCGGAAAATCGCTTAGAGAACATCTTGAAGCGAGCAACAATGCAAAAGCTTTTGATCGAATGGAAGAGTTGGCAAAGAAGAAACTTGCAATAGACCATGTCACAATTCAGGAGATTCACGAAATCGTTACCCGGGGTATACTTGAGGACGCCGGAAAGTACCGCACAAGAAATGTGAGAATAGCAGGTGCAGTAAAGACTCCCCCCGACTGGTCAAAGATAGTTAAACTAATGGATGAACTTATTGAAATGATAACTGAAAGCAAAGAACATCCAATTGAAACAGCTTCCTTCCTGCATCACAGGTTTGTTGAAATTCATCCTTTCATTGACGGAAACGGCCGAGTGGCCCGGCTTCTCACAAATCTGTATTTGATGGCAAGAGATTATCCTCCTGTCATACTCAAAAAAGAGGATAGAGGAAAATATTACAAATCCCTTAGAGCCGCAGATTCTGGAAACCTGGAACAATTTGCCAATTTCATTGCAAGAGCTGTGGATGAAAACATGACCCTATATCTCTCCATTTCAGGAGGAAACGATGAACTTTTACCTCTAAGAGAACTTGCTATAGAAACTCCTTATTCTCAGGAATATCTTAGCCTGCGAGCTAGACAGGGGCTCCTGGATGCAGTAAAAATAGGAAAAACATGGCATAGTTCAAAACGTGCAATTGAGCAATATCTATCGGAGCATGGGAAAAAGGATGTTTAA
- a CDS encoding CxxC-x17-CxxC domain-containing protein: protein MAFNDRNFRGNNFGAPREMHKTTCSDCGAETEVPFKPDPERPVYCRECLPNHRTPRENRRY from the coding sequence ATGGCTTTTAATGACAGAAACTTTAGAGGAAACAATTTCGGCGCTCCCAGAGAAATGCACAAGACAACCTGTTCTGATTGCGGTGCTGAAACCGAAGTGCCTTTCAAACCTGATCCAGAAAGACCGGTTTACTGTAGAGAATGTCTTCCTAACCACAGGACACCCAGAGAAAACCGCAGATACTAA
- the eif1A gene encoding translation initiation factor eIF-1A — MRKRRSGSTKPVNSGDNPEVSRVRIPRKDRNEVLATVSSLLGSKRVTLQCMDGVVRMGRIPGSKKKRMWIHEGDIVIANPWEVQDSKAEIAWKYTRPQVEWLERKGYIKY, encoded by the coding sequence ATTAGAAAACGAAGATCAGGATCGACAAAGCCCGTAAACTCAGGAGATAACCCTGAAGTATCTAGGGTAAGAATTCCCCGCAAGGACAGAAATGAAGTCCTGGCAACAGTATCAAGTTTACTTGGCTCGAAAAGGGTAACGCTTCAGTGTATGGATGGAGTTGTCCGCATGGGCAGAATCCCTGGCTCTAAAAAGAAGAGAATGTGGATTCATGAAGGCGATATTGTCATAGCCAATCCCTGGGAAGTACAGGACTCTAAAGCTGAAATAGCCTGGAAATACACAAGGCCCCAGGTAGAATGGCTTGAACGTAAAGGCTACATTAAGTACTGA
- a CDS encoding CxxC-x17-CxxC domain-containing protein — protein sequence MAFNDRNFRGNSRGFRGNSGPREMTKVTCSDCGVETEVPFKPTEGRPVYCRDCLPNHRKF from the coding sequence ATGGCTTTTAATGACAGAAATTTCAGGGGAAATTCCAGAGGTTTCCGTGGTAACAGCGGACCAAGGGAAATGACAAAAGTGACCTGTTCTGATTGCGGTGTTGAGACCGAAGTACCTTTCAAACCCACCGAAGGCAGGCCAGTATACTGCAGGGACTGTCTTCCTAACCACAGAAAATTCTAA